The Saccharothrix variisporea genome has a segment encoding these proteins:
- a CDS encoding hydroxyacid dehydrogenase, with protein MTDRRPHALLVMARRHFQVQFHRPQLDRLARLVDLGDPLCVTELDSAAACRRLREADVLLTSWGAPRLTARRLAAAPRLRAVFHCAGTVRPLVSDELWRRGIVVTTAADANAVPVAEFTLAAIVFAGKKAPFLAQDARAHRADWSYADARGELSNRDRTIGVVGFSRVGRRVVERLRTLDVTVLVADPYADPALVRAAGARLVELPDLLRASDILSLHAPELRSTHHLIGAPELALLRDGATVINTARGSLVDTAALERECASGRLDAILDVTDPEPLPADSVLYALPNVMITPHVAGSLGAETRRLSDSAIDELERYLAGLPLRAEVTVDTLGMSA; from the coding sequence GTGACCGATCGACGGCCGCATGCGCTGCTCGTCATGGCGCGTCGCCACTTCCAGGTCCAGTTCCACCGACCCCAACTCGACCGCCTCGCCCGGCTGGTCGACCTGGGCGACCCGCTGTGCGTCACCGAACTGGACTCCGCCGCCGCCTGCCGCCGCCTCCGCGAAGCCGACGTGCTGCTCACCTCCTGGGGCGCACCCCGGCTGACCGCCCGACGACTGGCCGCCGCGCCCCGCCTGCGCGCGGTCTTCCACTGCGCGGGCACCGTGCGACCGCTGGTGTCCGACGAGCTGTGGCGGCGGGGCATCGTGGTCACCACCGCGGCCGACGCGAACGCCGTGCCGGTCGCCGAGTTCACCCTCGCCGCGATCGTGTTCGCCGGGAAGAAGGCCCCGTTCCTCGCCCAGGACGCCCGCGCCCACCGCGCCGACTGGTCCTACGCCGACGCGCGCGGCGAACTGTCCAACCGCGACCGCACGATCGGTGTCGTCGGGTTCTCCCGGGTCGGACGCCGGGTCGTGGAGCGGCTGCGCACCTTGGACGTGACGGTCCTCGTGGCCGACCCGTACGCCGACCCGGCCCTGGTCCGGGCGGCGGGCGCACGGTTGGTCGAGCTGCCGGACCTGTTGCGCGCCAGCGACATCCTCTCCCTGCACGCGCCCGAACTGCGCTCCACCCACCACCTGATCGGTGCCCCGGAACTGGCCCTGCTGCGCGACGGCGCCACCGTGATCAACACCGCGCGCGGATCCCTGGTGGACACCGCCGCGCTGGAACGGGAGTGCGCGTCCGGACGGCTGGACGCGATCCTCGACGTCACCGACCCGGAGCCCCTGCCCGCCGACTCGGTGCTCTACGCGCTGCCCAACGTGATGATCACCCCGCACGTGGCGGGCTCGCTGGGCGCGGAGACCCGGCGGCTCAGCGACAGCGCGATCGACGAACTGGAGCGCTACCTGGCGGGGTTGCCGCTGCGCGCCGAGGTCACGGTCGACACGCTCGGGATGAGTGCCTGA
- a CDS encoding GNAT family N-acetyltransferase yields the protein MAEVALRSVEDADLDALFEQMRDPESVRMAAFTAKDPDDREAFDRHMAKIRASPDTTLRAVTLDGHLVGTISCFVVEGDTEITYWIDRPVWGQGVASRALALFLDLVGTRPLHARAASDNLGSLRVLEKAGFTRVGTETSFAQARDAEIEETVLRLG from the coding sequence ATGGCAGAGGTGGCACTGAGGTCGGTGGAGGACGCCGATCTGGACGCGTTGTTCGAGCAGATGCGTGACCCGGAGTCGGTCCGGATGGCGGCCTTCACCGCGAAGGACCCGGACGACCGCGAAGCGTTCGACCGGCACATGGCGAAGATCCGGGCGTCTCCGGACACGACGCTGCGGGCCGTCACGCTGGACGGTCACCTGGTCGGCACCATCAGTTGCTTCGTGGTGGAGGGCGATACGGAGATCACCTACTGGATCGACCGTCCGGTGTGGGGCCAGGGCGTCGCTTCCCGGGCACTGGCCCTGTTCCTGGACCTGGTCGGGACACGTCCGCTGCACGCTCGCGCGGCGAGCGACAACCTCGGATCGCTCAGGGTCCTGGAGAAGGCGGGTTTCACACGCGTCGGCACGGAGACGTCCTTCGCGCAGGCCCGTGACGCCGAGATCGAGGAGACGGTGCTGCGCCTCGGCTAG
- a CDS encoding thiopeptide maturation pyridine synthase, with protein MSAWHCVHVQYYDPDKDDLILDAVRPLFEQLRPYAERLHLARHWRRGPHVRLFVKTDPDTWTHVVRPHIHTVIGDYLEAHPSTFVPDFAHDLAQHRLLAHHERDDGPLTPWLPDNTVHEQPYDSRLHVVRSPETAELMAAFASDTTSLLFTMLSRARNGQDRKDLMALELMLATSATARPPITRSFVSYRSHAEGYLHACDKPDAIRQVFEQHYHTHRQSYVDRTRAVLATLAGSPDPTPLAHAWATVCREYAARVAPLITRGLVFPPLPADPPPTPPRAPMHALMFGNRAFRRGVFADPGFLRYRFLLNCTYLQINRLGLTPYERMRTCHATANAVEEIHGISAIDMVQSFVNTHPNTPQSAPARSSSKGG; from the coding sequence GTGAGCGCATGGCACTGCGTGCACGTCCAGTACTACGACCCCGACAAGGACGACCTCATCCTCGACGCCGTCCGCCCGTTGTTCGAGCAGCTGCGCCCGTACGCGGAGCGGCTCCACCTGGCCCGGCACTGGCGTCGGGGTCCGCACGTGCGCCTGTTCGTGAAGACCGACCCGGACACGTGGACGCACGTGGTCCGACCGCACATCCACACCGTCATCGGCGACTACCTGGAGGCGCACCCCTCCACGTTCGTCCCCGACTTCGCCCACGACCTGGCCCAACACCGCCTGCTGGCCCACCACGAACGCGACGACGGTCCCCTCACGCCGTGGCTGCCCGACAACACGGTCCACGAGCAGCCCTACGACTCCCGCCTGCACGTCGTGCGCAGCCCCGAAACCGCCGAACTGATGGCCGCCTTCGCGTCCGACACCACCTCCCTCCTGTTCACCATGCTGTCCCGAGCCCGCAACGGGCAGGACCGCAAGGACCTGATGGCGCTGGAACTCATGCTCGCCACGTCCGCCACCGCTCGCCCGCCGATCACCCGCAGCTTCGTCTCCTACCGCTCCCACGCGGAGGGCTATCTCCACGCGTGCGACAAGCCGGATGCGATCAGGCAGGTGTTCGAGCAGCACTACCACACCCACCGGCAGTCCTATGTGGACCGGACCCGAGCCGTCCTGGCCACTCTCGCCGGCTCCCCCGACCCGACCCCGCTGGCCCACGCCTGGGCCACCGTGTGCAGGGAGTACGCAGCCCGAGTAGCACCGCTGATCACCCGGGGCTTGGTCTTCCCGCCCCTACCGGCCGACCCGCCGCCAACCCCACCCCGCGCACCGATGCACGCCTTGATGTTCGGCAACCGCGCCTTCCGCCGGGGAGTCTTCGCCGACCCGGGCTTCCTCCGCTACCGCTTCCTGCTCAACTGCACCTACCTCCAGATCAACCGGTTGGGCCTGACACCGTACGAACGGATGCGCACCTGCCACGCGACGGCGAACGCGGTCGAGGAGATCCACGGCATCTCGGCGATCGACATGGTCCAGTCCTTCGTCAACACCCACCCGAACACTCCTCAGAGCGCGCCGGCGCGTTCGAGCTCGAAAGGCGGCTAG
- a CDS encoding PstS family phosphate ABC transporter substrate-binding protein, with amino-acid sequence MLSDDPAARSRLRDLSRVLLKHTYPEHTDEEIEREVEAAEERFRRSGDPGAFAAEPAPPQELLDGAAPREPVVWSTGVRGLVTTAVVLAGLALTVLALTTAGAASRGVGGVLAVGACFAAVAAFVTHRRVHRTRLLSCRLRFDAPFAVDKGRAVSFRDDESADDEVIDDVSIVVARVKNTGRQRIDPDDYVSPLALHFPGRRVVSVDVAESEPENLANLVARMPDFEVVPGRDRVTLPTVALKPGYSFKVFIVLEGRASGDSKVEGRLRDGRITTKKTQRRTGPYTPLFAALTAIFLTGAVTAFLLPAVDRPADFDCVPGRLVVNGSTAFGATGAKLSGAYEALCPGAEIAVTARGSLEGLQRLNAARGEDRSRLLALSDVQAPREYADLRPLALAVVPFAIVVKADGRDVDLTTDQVRGIFGGTLTNWRDITGEDAPIHVVARSADSGTRRTLEDRLGVRSAAPTSDTCETPRAGTAVICERTSTADVIALVGKDEHAIGYVDVAGARESGAVKPVGVDGVRVTGDLVDVLRGGYGFWSVERVYRADPLGDSTLASAFVRYLRTPEAAEVMRQAGHLPCSDPRVADLCGG; translated from the coding sequence ATGCTGTCGGATGACCCGGCGGCCCGCAGCCGCCTGCGCGACCTGAGCCGCGTGCTGCTCAAGCACACCTACCCCGAGCACACCGACGAGGAGATCGAGCGGGAGGTGGAGGCGGCGGAGGAGCGCTTCCGCCGCAGCGGCGACCCGGGCGCGTTCGCCGCGGAACCCGCGCCGCCCCAGGAACTGCTCGACGGCGCCGCGCCCCGGGAGCCGGTGGTGTGGTCCACCGGGGTGCGCGGCCTGGTCACCACGGCGGTGGTGCTGGCGGGCCTGGCGTTGACGGTCCTGGCCCTGACCACCGCGGGCGCGGCGTCGCGCGGCGTCGGCGGTGTCCTCGCGGTCGGCGCGTGCTTCGCCGCGGTGGCGGCGTTCGTGACGCACCGGCGGGTGCACCGCACGCGCCTGCTGTCGTGCCGGCTGCGCTTCGACGCGCCCTTCGCCGTGGACAAGGGCCGGGCGGTGTCGTTCCGGGACGACGAGTCGGCGGACGACGAGGTGATCGACGACGTCAGCATCGTCGTCGCCCGGGTCAAGAACACCGGTCGGCAGCGCATCGACCCCGACGACTACGTCTCGCCGCTCGCCCTGCACTTCCCGGGCCGGCGCGTGGTGTCGGTGGACGTGGCCGAGTCGGAGCCGGAGAACCTGGCCAACCTGGTCGCCCGCATGCCCGACTTCGAGGTGGTCCCCGGCCGCGACCGCGTCACCCTGCCGACCGTGGCGCTCAAGCCCGGCTACTCGTTCAAGGTGTTCATCGTCCTGGAGGGCAGGGCGTCCGGCGACTCGAAGGTCGAGGGCCGGTTGCGCGACGGCCGGATCACCACCAAGAAGACCCAGCGCCGCACCGGGCCCTACACCCCGCTGTTCGCCGCGCTGACCGCGATCTTCCTGACCGGCGCGGTGACCGCGTTCCTGCTGCCCGCGGTGGACCGGCCGGCGGACTTCGACTGCGTGCCCGGCCGGCTGGTGGTCAACGGCTCCACCGCGTTCGGCGCGACCGGCGCGAAGCTCTCCGGCGCGTACGAGGCGCTGTGCCCCGGCGCGGAGATCGCCGTCACCGCGCGCGGCAGCCTCGAAGGCCTGCAACGGCTCAACGCGGCGCGGGGCGAGGACCGCAGCCGGCTGCTGGCGCTGTCGGACGTGCAGGCCCCGCGGGAGTACGCGGACCTGCGCCCGCTCGCGCTGGCCGTCGTGCCGTTCGCGATCGTGGTCAAGGCGGACGGGCGGGACGTCGACCTGACCACCGACCAGGTCCGCGGCATCTTCGGCGGCACCCTGACCAACTGGCGGGACATCACGGGGGAGGACGCCCCGATCCACGTCGTGGCCCGCTCGGCGGACTCGGGCACCCGCCGGACGCTGGAGGACCGCCTGGGCGTGCGCTCCGCCGCCCCGACCTCGGACACCTGCGAAACCCCGCGCGCCGGCACGGCGGTGATCTGCGAACGCACCTCCACCGCCGACGTGATCGCCCTGGTGGGCAAGGACGAGCACGCCATCGGGTACGTCGACGTCGCAGGCGCGCGGGAGAGCGGGGCCGTGAAACCCGTCGGGGTCGACGGTGTCCGGGTGACGGGAGACCTGGTGGACGTGCTGCGCGGGGGTTACGGCTTCTGGTCGGTGGAACGGGTCTACCGCGCCGATCCGCTCGGGGACAGCACGCTGGCGTCGGCGTTCGTGCGGTACCTGCGGACGCCGGAGGCGGCCGAGGTGATGCGCCAGGCGGGCCACCTGCCGTGCTCCGACCCCCGGGTGGCCGACTTGTGCGGAGGGTGA
- a CDS encoding endo-1,4-beta-xylanase, translating to MKLTAKSVSRVALVSTLVAATAGVAVLVAAPATGAASTLAAAAQQSGRYFGTAVAANKLGDSTYVGILNREFDMVTAENEMKMDATEPNQNQFTFSNGDRIVNHARNQGKRVRGHALAWHSQQPGWMQNLSGTSLRNAMLNHVTQVATYYKGKIYAWDVVNEAFADGTSGARRDSNLQRTGNDWIEAAFRAARAADPGAKLCYNDYNTDNWSHAKTQAVYRMVQDFKSRGVPIDCVGFQAHFNSGNPVPSNYHTTLQNFANLGVDVQVTELDIEGSGSSQAQQFQGVTQACLAVSRCTGITVWGIRDSDSWRASGTPLLFDSYGNKKAAYTAVLNALNSATGTSSPTTTTTTSTSSNPDPGGCTATYAEGEKWSDRFNGQVTVTGTNNWVVTVTVSYPQKIIATWNTSASWDSSGNVMTARPNGSGNTFGFTIQHNGNWAWPALTCRVA from the coding sequence ATGAAGCTGACAGCGAAGTCGGTCTCCCGAGTCGCGCTCGTGTCGACCCTGGTGGCCGCCACCGCGGGCGTCGCGGTCCTGGTGGCGGCACCCGCCACCGGCGCGGCCTCCACGCTCGCCGCGGCGGCCCAGCAGAGCGGTCGCTACTTCGGCACCGCCGTGGCCGCGAACAAGCTCGGCGATTCGACCTACGTCGGGATCCTGAACCGGGAATTCGACATGGTCACGGCCGAGAACGAGATGAAGATGGACGCCACCGAGCCGAACCAGAACCAGTTCACGTTCAGCAACGGCGACCGGATCGTCAACCACGCCCGCAACCAGGGCAAGCGGGTCCGCGGGCACGCGCTGGCCTGGCACTCGCAGCAACCCGGCTGGATGCAGAACCTGTCCGGCACCTCGCTGCGCAACGCCATGCTCAACCACGTCACCCAGGTCGCGACCTACTACAAGGGCAAGATCTACGCCTGGGACGTCGTCAACGAGGCCTTCGCCGACGGCACCTCGGGCGCGCGCCGCGACTCCAACCTCCAGCGCACCGGCAACGACTGGATCGAGGCCGCCTTCCGCGCCGCGCGGGCGGCCGACCCGGGCGCGAAGCTCTGCTACAACGACTACAACACCGACAACTGGTCGCACGCCAAGACCCAGGCCGTCTACCGGATGGTGCAGGACTTCAAGTCCCGCGGTGTCCCGATCGACTGCGTCGGCTTCCAGGCGCACTTCAACAGCGGCAACCCGGTGCCGTCCAACTACCACACCACGTTGCAGAACTTCGCCAACCTGGGTGTGGACGTGCAGGTCACCGAGTTGGACATCGAGGGTTCCGGCAGCTCGCAGGCCCAGCAGTTCCAGGGCGTGACGCAGGCGTGCCTGGCGGTGTCGCGGTGCACCGGCATCACGGTGTGGGGCATCCGGGACAGCGACTCGTGGCGTGCGTCCGGCACCCCGCTGCTGTTCGACAGCTACGGCAACAAGAAGGCCGCGTACACGGCGGTCCTCAACGCGCTGAACAGCGCCACGGGCACCAGCAGCCCGACCACCACCACCACCACTTCCACTTCCTCGAACCCGGACCCGGGTGGTTGCACCGCGACCTACGCCGAGGGTGAGAAGTGGAGCGACCGGTTCAACGGTCAGGTCACCGTCACGGGGACGAACAACTGGGTCGTCACGGTCACGGTGAGCTACCCGCAGAAGATCATCGCGACCTGGAACACCAGCGCCAGCTGGGACTCCAGCGGCAACGTGATGACCGCCCGGCCCAACGGCAGCGGCAACACGTTCGGGTTCACCATCCAGCACAACGGCAACTGGGCCTGGCCCGCCCTGACCTGCCGGGTGGCCTGA